A single genomic interval of Ramlibacter pinisoli harbors:
- a CDS encoding peroxidase family protein, producing MATTPQYNFTVTLDDLSFILKQIKIAEATTLPNGQIDGAALAAAVGSPLLPNGLRTVDGTWNNLLPGMERLGAADNVMPRLVPVNLQGPYATPTTTASGFLPANSVIDPQPRIISNLIVDQTASNFAAIIAADDRAANSTFPGLDTVQVTENGTLFIPNQSPDIGLSAPFNGVMTFFGQFFDHGLDLITKGNGLVFVPLMPDDPLYVEGSPTNFMVLSRAVDSVGPGPDGVLGTGDDDPNAHTNTTTPFVDQNQTYTSHPSHQVFLREYELVPTGTDGHLAPASTGNLLSGDYGLGTWGDVKTQAAEMLGIQLTDQDVFNVPLVATDRYGNFIPGTNGFAQIVTAHGLVEANPSDNGGQGTLLPPDTFRTDHQFLIDIAHNAVPTNDFGAVLAPDADNVTGGVPNPNYDPTRPASVDNPLFLPQAAGTYDNETLDRHYATGDGRGNENIGLTTMHAIFHSEHDRLVAAYKDTILGSGDTALINEWLATPLAAGRDLTLNPLTQAEIDGLAWNGDRLFQAGRFVTEMQYQHLVFEEFARGVAPTVDPFVFSNSPTLDPAIVEEFANVVYRFGHSMLTETVARLDPTLAASDIGLIQAFLNPVEFTMDGTLTQEEAIGSVIRGMSRQVGNEIDEFITEALRNNLVGLPLDLATLNMSRARETGAPTFNEARAVFYEQTGDSQFAPYTSWADLAPHLKNPASIINFIAAYGQHESILTATTLEEKRDAAFDLVMGVPGETAAQRTARMDFLHGTGTWNADASGLNDVDFWVGGLAEAKLEFGGMLGPTFNYVFENQMENLQNGDRFYYLSRTQGLNLLNELEANSFSALAMRNSDLGMDGNTTHLPGMLFATPSYTLEMDQSLQRTGILGPDGVTMNGDPTRGNPFLDAFNPLVVRVAAHLDNDGDGIFDDGGVLSYAYDGGDHVVLGGTAGDDFIYGGRGMDTIWGDAGNDRIDAGDEADQVHGGDGDDIITDHGTVAGGADFLRGDEGNDVISGGAGNDVLFGGGGSDFIYTGNDFTEVFAGRGDDFILGGNGPDGLMGNEGDDWIEGGEGFDGLSGENSQLFFNSTIIGHDVLNGNGNDTDYDGESGDDIMIQGPGIQRSNGMFGFDWASHKGDVGNANSDLGIPIFNSQEPFTLRDRFDSVEGLSGWNGDDILVGASALKGAAGGAGAGPGNPPDESDLKSQNVALIDGFAELLGMTQQDVEALAFNTSVIDVTLGAEVIIGGAGSDTITGNLGNDYLDGDAWLNTRIRVTNTATDANTQANELLSVDSMTELTSRMVSGEINPGQLHIVREILQSETAATDVDTAVYHGDFIDYTLTSNTNGTVTVAHTTVQAGVLDDGIDQIRNFERAQFADRTVALVNVAPEILSFGGAASFTVQRPENDSFVAFIDATDANVTDGILFPDQVLSYSLFGDDATRFQIDQLSGLLSFVAAPNFEVATDLDNDNVYDVIVRVSDGSLFDEQALAIEVINADDAVTGSIHLSVGSQTNTAATLAAASTLADEDAAGPLTTTLQWQRFDTATNTWVDIAAATGSTLANQAGVTERVVTQYTDAFGTHTITSVETAVVGTSGNNNLTGTAGSDIILGLGGNDTLNGGAGDDLVDGGAGNDTLVAAAGDGNDTLVGGAGTDTYTLAATTAAAVVNLTTGTATSAQIGADTLSGVENVTGSQGGDTITDSTAANVLIGGGGQDTFIMVGDNVRDTIDGVGAGNTVDYSAATANLTVALNNNNAVVGGTGTTAATSDIVTNVDNFIGGSGNDNITGNGAANVLTGGGGNDTLTGLGGADNLIGGAGNDTLVASVNDGNDTMNGGAGTDTYVLANTTAAANVNLTTGVSTSGQTGTDSLTNIENVTGSQGGDTITDSSVANVLTGGGGADTFVMTNDNVRDTVDGAGGSNTVDYSASTANLNVTLGTNAVVGNSGTSAGTSDVISNIDNFTGGSGNDNVTGNGNANVLVGNGGNDTLTGLGGADTLNGGAGNDTLSGGNGGDTLIGGAGVDSLTGGGGADVFDFNATTDSGVGAGNRDIVQDFATGTDDLDFSTIDANTGAGGNQAFAFSGVEGAAITGAGQLRYDVQGVAPNETTLVNANVNANVAPDMQVQLVGQQNLTAADVVA from the coding sequence ATGGCCACCACCCCGCAGTACAACTTCACCGTCACCCTCGACGACCTGTCCTTCATCCTCAAGCAGATCAAGATCGCGGAGGCGACGACGCTTCCCAACGGACAGATCGACGGCGCCGCTCTGGCAGCTGCAGTCGGCAGCCCCCTGCTGCCGAACGGCCTGCGCACGGTGGACGGCACCTGGAACAACCTGCTGCCGGGCATGGAGCGGCTGGGCGCGGCCGACAACGTCATGCCGCGGCTGGTGCCGGTCAACCTGCAGGGTCCCTACGCGACCCCGACGACGACCGCAAGCGGGTTCCTGCCCGCCAACTCGGTCATCGACCCGCAGCCGCGCATCATCAGCAACCTGATCGTCGACCAGACGGCCAGCAACTTCGCGGCGATCATCGCGGCCGACGACCGCGCCGCCAACAGCACCTTCCCCGGGCTGGACACGGTCCAGGTGACGGAGAACGGCACCCTGTTCATCCCCAACCAGTCACCCGACATCGGCCTGTCCGCCCCGTTCAACGGCGTCATGACGTTCTTCGGCCAGTTCTTCGACCACGGGCTGGACCTCATCACCAAGGGCAACGGCCTGGTGTTCGTGCCGCTGATGCCCGACGACCCCCTCTACGTCGAGGGCAGCCCGACCAACTTCATGGTGCTGTCGCGCGCCGTGGATTCCGTCGGGCCGGGCCCGGACGGCGTGCTGGGCACCGGTGACGATGACCCGAACGCCCACACCAACACGACAACACCGTTCGTCGACCAGAACCAGACCTACACCTCGCACCCGTCCCACCAGGTGTTCCTGCGCGAATACGAGCTGGTGCCGACCGGCACGGACGGCCACCTGGCCCCCGCGTCCACCGGCAACCTGCTGTCGGGCGACTACGGGCTGGGCACCTGGGGCGACGTGAAGACCCAGGCCGCCGAGATGCTGGGCATCCAGCTCACCGACCAGGACGTGTTCAACGTCCCCCTGGTGGCCACCGACCGCTACGGCAACTTCATTCCCGGCACGAACGGCTTCGCCCAGATCGTCACGGCGCACGGCCTGGTCGAGGCGAACCCGAGCGACAACGGCGGGCAGGGGACGCTGCTGCCACCCGACACCTTCCGCACCGACCACCAGTTCCTGATCGACATCGCCCACAACGCGGTGCCGACGAACGACTTCGGCGCGGTCCTGGCGCCCGATGCCGACAACGTCACCGGCGGCGTTCCCAACCCCAACTATGACCCGACCCGGCCGGCCAGCGTCGACAACCCCCTCTTCCTGCCACAGGCGGCCGGCACCTACGACAACGAGACGCTGGACCGCCACTACGCCACGGGCGACGGGCGCGGCAACGAGAACATCGGCCTGACGACCATGCACGCCATCTTCCATTCGGAACATGACCGGCTGGTGGCGGCGTACAAGGACACCATCCTGGGCTCGGGCGACACCGCCCTCATCAACGAATGGCTGGCCACCCCGCTCGCGGCGGGCCGGGACCTCACGCTGAACCCGCTCACCCAGGCCGAGATCGACGGCCTGGCCTGGAATGGCGACCGGCTGTTCCAGGCCGGCCGCTTCGTGACCGAGATGCAGTACCAGCACCTGGTCTTCGAGGAATTCGCCCGCGGCGTGGCCCCCACGGTCGACCCGTTCGTGTTTTCCAACTCGCCCACCCTCGACCCGGCGATCGTGGAAGAGTTCGCCAACGTGGTGTACCGGTTCGGCCACTCGATGCTGACCGAGACCGTCGCGCGCCTGGACCCCACGCTGGCGGCCAGTGACATCGGGCTGATCCAGGCCTTCCTGAACCCGGTCGAGTTCACCATGGACGGCACGCTGACCCAGGAAGAGGCCATCGGCAGCGTCATCCGCGGGATGTCGCGCCAGGTGGGCAACGAGATCGACGAGTTCATCACCGAGGCGCTGCGCAACAACCTGGTCGGCCTGCCGCTGGACCTGGCCACGCTGAACATGTCCCGCGCCCGGGAGACCGGCGCGCCGACCTTCAACGAGGCGCGGGCGGTGTTCTACGAACAGACCGGCGATTCGCAGTTCGCCCCCTACACGAGCTGGGCGGACCTGGCGCCCCACCTGAAGAATCCGGCATCGATCATCAACTTCATCGCCGCCTACGGGCAGCACGAGTCGATCCTCACGGCGACCACGCTCGAGGAAAAGCGCGACGCGGCCTTCGACCTCGTGATGGGCGTACCGGGTGAAACCGCGGCGCAGCGGACGGCACGGATGGACTTCCTGCATGGCACCGGCACCTGGAATGCGGACGCATCGGGCCTGAACGACGTCGACTTCTGGGTCGGCGGCCTGGCCGAGGCCAAGCTGGAGTTCGGCGGGATGCTTGGCCCGACCTTCAACTACGTGTTCGAGAACCAGATGGAGAACCTGCAGAACGGCGACCGGTTCTACTACCTCAGCCGCACGCAGGGCCTCAACCTGCTCAATGAACTGGAGGCCAACTCCTTCTCCGCACTGGCCATGCGCAACAGCGACCTGGGCATGGACGGCAACACCACCCACCTGCCCGGCATGCTGTTCGCCACCCCGAGCTACACGCTGGAGATGGACCAGTCGCTGCAACGAACCGGCATCCTGGGCCCGGATGGGGTCACGATGAACGGCGACCCGACGCGCGGCAACCCCTTCCTCGACGCCTTCAACCCGCTGGTGGTGCGCGTGGCGGCCCACCTGGACAACGACGGCGACGGCATCTTCGACGACGGCGGCGTCCTGAGCTACGCCTACGACGGCGGCGACCACGTGGTGCTGGGCGGCACCGCCGGCGACGACTTCATCTATGGCGGCCGCGGCATGGACACCATCTGGGGCGATGCCGGCAATGACCGCATCGATGCCGGCGACGAGGCCGACCAGGTGCACGGCGGCGATGGCGACGACATCATCACCGACCACGGCACGGTGGCCGGCGGCGCCGACTTCCTGCGCGGCGACGAAGGCAACGACGTCATCAGCGGCGGCGCCGGCAACGACGTGCTGTTCGGCGGCGGCGGCAGCGACTTCATCTACACCGGCAACGACTTCACCGAGGTCTTCGCCGGCCGCGGCGACGACTTCATCCTGGGCGGCAACGGTCCCGACGGCCTGATGGGCAACGAGGGCGACGACTGGATCGAGGGCGGCGAAGGATTCGACGGCCTGTCGGGCGAGAACTCGCAGCTGTTCTTCAACAGCACCATCATCGGCCACGACGTGCTCAACGGCAACGGCAACGACACCGACTACGACGGCGAGTCGGGCGACGACATCATGATCCAGGGGCCCGGCATCCAGCGCAGCAACGGCATGTTCGGCTTCGACTGGGCGTCGCACAAGGGCGACGTCGGGAACGCCAACTCCGACCTGGGCATCCCGATCTTCAACTCGCAGGAGCCGTTCACCCTGCGCGACCGCTTCGATTCCGTCGAAGGCCTGTCCGGCTGGAACGGCGACGACATCCTGGTGGGCGCCTCGGCCCTCAAGGGCGCGGCAGGCGGCGCGGGCGCCGGGCCGGGCAATCCACCGGACGAGAGCGACCTGAAGTCGCAGAACGTGGCCCTGATCGACGGCTTCGCCGAGCTGCTGGGCATGACGCAGCAAGATGTCGAGGCGCTGGCGTTCAACACCTCGGTCATCGACGTCACCCTCGGCGCCGAAGTCATCATCGGCGGCGCCGGCAGCGACACCATCACCGGCAACCTGGGCAACGACTACCTCGACGGCGATGCCTGGCTGAACACGCGCATCCGGGTGACGAACACCGCCACCGACGCGAACACCCAGGCCAACGAGCTGCTCTCCGTGGACAGCATGACCGAGCTGACCTCCCGCATGGTGAGCGGCGAGATCAACCCCGGCCAGCTGCACATCGTGCGCGAGATCCTGCAGTCGGAGACGGCCGCAACGGACGTCGACACCGCGGTCTACCACGGCGACTTCATCGACTACACGCTGACGTCCAACACCAACGGCACGGTCACGGTGGCGCACACCACCGTGCAGGCGGGGGTCCTTGACGACGGCATCGACCAGATCCGCAACTTCGAGCGGGCGCAGTTCGCCGACCGGACCGTGGCACTGGTCAACGTGGCCCCGGAGATCCTGTCGTTTGGTGGCGCCGCCTCGTTCACCGTGCAGCGGCCCGAGAACGACTCCTTCGTGGCCTTCATCGACGCCACGGACGCCAACGTCACCGACGGCATCCTGTTCCCCGACCAGGTGCTCAGCTACTCGCTGTTCGGGGACGATGCCACCCGGTTCCAGATCGACCAGCTGTCCGGCCTGCTGAGCTTCGTCGCGGCGCCCAACTTCGAGGTCGCCACCGACCTCGACAACGACAACGTGTACGACGTGATCGTGCGGGTCAGCGACGGCTCGCTCTTCGACGAGCAGGCGCTGGCGATCGAGGTGATCAACGCCGACGATGCGGTCACGGGCTCCATCCACCTGAGCGTCGGCAGCCAGACGAACACGGCGGCCACCCTGGCCGCGGCCAGCACGCTGGCCGACGAGGACGCGGCCGGTCCGCTGACCACGACGCTGCAGTGGCAACGGTTCGACACGGCGACCAACACCTGGGTCGACATTGCGGCGGCGACGGGCAGCACCCTGGCCAACCAGGCCGGCGTGACGGAACGGGTCGTCACCCAGTACACCGACGCCTTCGGCACGCACACGATCACGTCGGTCGAGACCGCCGTCGTCGGCACCAGCGGCAACAACAACCTGACCGGAACGGCCGGCAGCGACATCATCCTGGGCCTGGGCGGCAACGACACCCTGAACGGCGGCGCCGGTGACGACCTGGTGGACGGCGGCGCGGGCAACGACACGCTGGTGGCGGCGGCCGGCGACGGCAACGACACCCTGGTCGGCGGCGCCGGGACGGACACCTACACCCTGGCCGCGACGACCGCGGCCGCCGTGGTGAACCTCACGACGGGCACGGCGACCAGCGCCCAGATCGGCGCCGATACGCTGAGCGGCGTCGAGAACGTCACCGGCAGCCAGGGTGGCGACACCATCACCGACAGCACGGCGGCGAACGTGCTGATCGGCGGCGGCGGCCAGGACACCTTCATCATGGTGGGCGACAACGTCCGCGACACGATCGACGGCGTGGGCGCCGGCAACACGGTCGACTACTCGGCCGCCACCGCCAACCTCACGGTGGCGCTGAACAACAACAACGCGGTCGTCGGCGGCACGGGCACCACCGCCGCCACCAGCGACATCGTCACCAACGTCGACAACTTCATCGGCGGCTCGGGCAACGACAACATCACCGGCAACGGTGCTGCGAACGTGCTGACCGGCGGCGGCGGCAACGACACCCTGACCGGGCTCGGCGGCGCCGACAACCTGATCGGCGGCGCCGGCAACGACACGCTGGTGGCGAGCGTCAACGACGGCAACGACACCATGAACGGCGGCGCCGGGACGGACACCTATGTCCTGGCGAATACCACCGCCGCGGCCAACGTCAACCTGACCACCGGGGTGTCGACCAGCGGCCAGACGGGGACCGACTCGCTGACCAACATCGAGAACGTCACCGGCAGCCAGGGCGGCGACACCATCACCGACAGCAGCGTGGCCAACGTGCTGACGGGCGGCGGCGGTGCCGACACCTTCGTGATGACCAACGACAACGTCCGCGACACGGTGGACGGCGCCGGCGGCTCCAACACGGTCGACTACTCGGCGTCCACGGCCAACCTCAACGTCACGTTGGGCACCAATGCCGTGGTGGGCAACAGCGGGACCAGCGCCGGGACCTCCGACGTGATCTCGAACATCGACAACTTCACCGGCGGCAGCGGCAACGACAACGTCACGGGCAACGGCAACGCCAACGTGCTGGTGGGTAACGGCGGCAACGACACGCTGACCGGACTCGGCGGCGCCGACACCCTGAACGGCGGCGCCGGTAACGACACCCTGAGCGGCGGCAACGGCGGCGACACGCTGATCGGCGGGGCCGGTGTCGACAGCCTGACCGGCGGCGGCGGCGCGGACGTGTTCGACTTCAACGCCACCACCGACTCGGGCGTCGGCGCGGGGAACCGGGACATCGTGCAGGACTTCGCCACCGGCACGGACGACCTGGACTTCTCGACCATCGATGCCAACACCGGCGCCGGCGGCAACCAGGCGTTCGCCTTCAGTGGCGTCGAGGGGGCGGCGATCACGGGGGCGGGGCAGCTGCGGTACGACGTCCAGGGCGTCGCGCCCAACGAAACCACGCTGGTGAATGCCAACGTGAACGCCAACGTGGCGCCCGACATGCAGGTGCAGCTGGTCGGCCAGCAGAACCTCACGGCCGCGGACGTCGTGGCCTGA
- a CDS encoding type I secretion system permease/ATPase, with product MPNPTPSWKQGELAQALLAFRGAFLTVGAFSAILNLLMLAPSLYMLQVYDRVLASRNQITLLMLTLMIVGAFVFMGVLEFVRSMVLVRVGSRLDMRLNKRVYTAAFEQNLRQAGGNAGQSLQDLSAVRQFLTGNGLFAFFDAPWFPINLAVIFLFSPPLGLFALCGTVVLVGLTVLNEVVTRKTLAEATNLSVAANQQATNNLRNAEVIEAMGMLPNLMSRWFATHARYLQLQAQASEKSGMITATAKFVRLAMQSLILGFGALLVLDNQMTGGMMVVSSILMGRTLQPVEQVLGVWRTWASTRGAWQRLHALLSSNPPRRTGMPLPAPVGRLSVESVTAGPPGASVATVRQVRFALEPGDVLGVIGPSGAGKSTLARLLVGVWPAAAGSVRLDGADVYLWAKDELGPAVGYLPQDVELFAGTIGENIARFGALDAEKVVRAAKRCGVHEMILQFSRGYDTPLGDGGAGLSGGQRQRIGLARAMYGDPALLVLDEPNSNLDDPGERALVEAIVELRAIGKTIVMVTHRGSAVGVTNKLLVLRAGAVEMFGPTAKVLTDLATRQEQLKPQTPSHRPATDVARPATAPSAANGTNNTRT from the coding sequence ATGCCCAACCCCACCCCCAGCTGGAAGCAAGGCGAGCTCGCCCAGGCGCTGCTCGCCTTCCGGGGCGCCTTCCTGACCGTCGGCGCGTTCAGCGCCATCCTCAACCTGCTCATGCTGGCGCCATCGCTGTACATGCTGCAGGTCTACGACCGGGTGCTCGCCAGCCGCAACCAGATCACGCTCCTGATGCTCACGCTGATGATCGTCGGCGCGTTCGTCTTCATGGGCGTGCTGGAGTTCGTGCGCAGCATGGTGCTGGTGCGTGTCGGCAGCCGGCTGGACATGCGCCTGAACAAGCGGGTCTACACGGCCGCCTTCGAGCAGAACCTGCGCCAGGCCGGCGGCAATGCCGGCCAGTCCCTGCAGGACCTGTCGGCCGTGCGCCAGTTCCTCACCGGCAACGGCCTGTTCGCCTTCTTCGACGCGCCGTGGTTCCCGATCAACCTGGCCGTCATCTTCCTGTTCAGCCCGCCGCTCGGGCTGTTCGCCCTGTGCGGCACGGTGGTCCTGGTGGGGCTGACGGTGCTCAACGAGGTGGTGACGCGCAAGACGCTGGCCGAGGCCACCAACCTCTCGGTGGCGGCCAACCAGCAGGCCACCAACAACCTGCGCAACGCGGAAGTCATCGAGGCCATGGGCATGCTGCCCAACCTGATGTCGCGCTGGTTCGCGACCCATGCGCGCTACCTGCAACTGCAGGCCCAGGCCAGCGAGAAGTCCGGGATGATCACAGCCACCGCCAAGTTCGTGCGGCTCGCCATGCAGTCGCTGATCCTGGGGTTCGGGGCCTTGCTGGTGCTCGACAACCAGATGACCGGCGGGATGATGGTGGTTTCCTCCATCCTCATGGGCCGCACGCTCCAGCCCGTGGAGCAGGTGCTGGGCGTGTGGCGCACCTGGGCCAGCACGCGCGGTGCCTGGCAACGGCTGCATGCGCTGCTGTCGTCCAACCCGCCCCGCCGCACCGGGATGCCGCTGCCGGCGCCCGTGGGCCGCCTGTCGGTCGAATCCGTGACAGCCGGCCCGCCCGGCGCCTCGGTGGCCACCGTGCGGCAGGTGCGCTTCGCGCTCGAACCCGGCGACGTGCTGGGCGTCATCGGCCCGAGCGGCGCCGGCAAGTCGACGCTGGCCCGCCTGCTGGTGGGCGTCTGGCCGGCGGCCGCCGGATCGGTCCGCCTGGACGGCGCCGACGTCTACCTGTGGGCGAAGGACGAACTGGGGCCGGCGGTGGGCTACCTGCCCCAGGACGTGGAGCTGTTCGCCGGCACCATCGGCGAGAACATCGCGCGCTTCGGCGCGCTCGACGCCGAGAAGGTGGTGCGGGCGGCCAAGCGCTGCGGCGTGCACGAGATGATCCTGCAGTTCTCCCGCGGGTACGACACCCCGCTGGGCGACGGCGGCGCCGGCCTGTCAGGCGGCCAGCGCCAGCGCATCGGCCTGGCCCGTGCCATGTACGGCGACCCCGCGCTGCTGGTGCTGGACGAGCCCAACTCCAACCTCGACGACCCCGGCGAGCGCGCCCTGGTCGAGGCCATCGTCGAATTGCGGGCCATCGGCAAGACCATCGTGATGGTCACCCACCGGGGCAGCGCGGTCGGCGTCACCAACAAGCTGCTGGTCCTGCGCGCCGGGGCGGTCGAGATGTTCGGCCCCACCGCCAAGGTCCTGACCGACCTGGCCACCCGCCAGGAGCAGCTCAAGCCCCAGACCCCATCCCATCGCCCGGCGACGGACGTCGCCCGCCCGGCCACGGCGCCCTCCGCGGCCAACGGCACCAACAACACCCGAACCTGA
- a CDS encoding HlyD family type I secretion periplasmic adaptor subunit — protein MESNGTPTLLPQVASRDLVAATLEPERDERSHARLGWAVILAGIGGFLLWASLAPLDKGVPMTGTVTVASNKKAVQHMTGGTVETILVKEGDTVKAGDVLVRMNAVTARANAESVRTQYIASRSTESRLLAERDGLKTITFSPELERMRSDPLVSSQLQLQRQLFASRQAAIHAELSSLDENVAGLIVQNRGLEESREGKRQQLHFLQEQLTGMRDLTAEGYVARNRLLELERQHAQLQTAIAEDGSNIGKGLRQIAEFRMRRLQRQQEYQKEVRSQLSDVQRDAQGYVNKLSALDWELANATVRAPVDGTVVAMNVFTNGGVVAPGFRMMDIVPSDDPLIVDGQLPVHLVDKVNPSLPVELIFSAFNQNLTPHVPGIVTHVSADRLVDEKTGQPYYNVKAKVAPEGMRLVASLQIRPGMPVDLFVKTGERTLMNYLLKPVLDHSRLSMREE, from the coding sequence ATGGAATCGAACGGCACGCCCACACTGCTGCCCCAGGTCGCGTCGCGCGACCTTGTCGCAGCCACGCTGGAACCCGAGCGCGACGAGCGATCGCATGCCCGCCTGGGCTGGGCCGTCATCCTGGCCGGCATCGGCGGCTTCCTGCTCTGGGCCAGCCTCGCGCCGCTGGACAAGGGGGTTCCCATGACCGGCACCGTGACGGTGGCGTCGAACAAGAAGGCCGTCCAGCACATGACCGGCGGCACCGTGGAGACCATCCTGGTCAAGGAAGGCGACACCGTGAAGGCCGGCGATGTGCTGGTGCGCATGAATGCCGTGACGGCTCGCGCCAATGCGGAATCGGTGCGGACGCAGTACATCGCGTCGCGGTCGACCGAGTCCCGGCTGCTCGCGGAGCGCGATGGCCTGAAGACCATCACGTTCTCGCCTGAACTTGAAAGGATGCGCAGCGACCCCCTGGTTTCCAGCCAGCTCCAGCTGCAACGGCAGCTCTTCGCATCGCGCCAGGCCGCCATCCACGCCGAACTGTCCTCGCTGGACGAGAACGTGGCCGGGCTCATCGTGCAGAACCGCGGGCTGGAGGAGTCGCGTGAAGGCAAGCGCCAGCAGCTGCACTTCCTGCAGGAGCAGCTGACCGGCATGCGCGACCTGACCGCCGAGGGCTACGTCGCCCGCAACCGGCTGCTGGAACTGGAACGCCAGCACGCCCAGCTGCAGACCGCCATCGCCGAGGACGGCAGCAACATCGGCAAGGGCCTGCGGCAAATCGCCGAGTTCCGGATGCGCCGGCTGCAGCGGCAGCAGGAATACCAGAAGGAAGTGCGCTCGCAGCTGTCGGACGTGCAGCGCGACGCCCAGGGTTATGTGAACAAGCTCTCGGCCCTGGACTGGGAACTGGCCAATGCCACCGTGCGCGCGCCGGTCGACGGCACCGTGGTGGCGATGAACGTCTTCACCAACGGCGGGGTGGTCGCCCCCGGCTTCCGCATGATGGACATCGTGCCCAGCGATGACCCGCTGATCGTCGACGGCCAGCTGCCGGTGCACCTGGTCGACAAGGTCAACCCCAGCCTGCCGGTGGAACTGATCTTCTCGGCCTTCAACCAGAACCTCACGCCGCACGTGCCGGGCATCGTGACCCACGTCTCGGCCGACCGCCTGGTCGACGAGAAGACCGGCCAGCCTTACTACAACGTCAAGGCCAAGGTGGCGCCCGAAGGCATGCGGCTGGTGGCCAGCCTGCAGATCCGCCCGGGCATGCCGGTGGACCTGTTCGTCAAGACCGGTGAGCGCACCTTGATGAACTACCTGCTCAAGCCGGTACTCGACCATTCGCGCCTGTCGATGAGGGAGGAATAA
- a CDS encoding TolC family outer membrane protein — MGEPAARHLLACLLVLSTFAPPAHALGLLEAYQAAQINDPAFRAALHEHEAGQQNLPLGRANILPQVSASYAPARNRTDVTNTANAAAPTDHRRYDSLVANLQLRQPLYHPEGMARYRQGIAQTAASDTLFVSRVQDLILRVVTQYTFAKYAEDQLALAEAQRDAYAGQRASNQRLFDRGEGTRTDVVETQARYDMAVAQVLEAKDNLTNARESLAAIIGQPVTDLDPLVENFQPRPGSTRSFEEWRAIALDTNPELHVQRRALDVAREEINRNKAGHLPRLDLVANVGKNDSETINTFNQQTNIRSLGVQLQIPIYSGGATSAAVAQAVAQQEKLAADLDGKTSQVLVELRKQHNLTMSSVVRLEAARTALQSALLTVEATRRSIAGGQRTNTDALNAQQQLFDARRDLSQARYNYLLSLLRLRYSAGTLQSADLEDIASYFQPPTRRN; from the coding sequence GTGGGCGAGCCCGCCGCCCGGCACCTGCTGGCCTGCCTGCTGGTCCTGTCCACCTTCGCACCTCCGGCGCACGCGCTCGGCCTCCTGGAGGCCTACCAGGCGGCGCAGATCAACGATCCGGCCTTCCGGGCCGCGCTGCACGAGCATGAGGCGGGCCAGCAGAACCTGCCCCTGGGACGGGCGAACATCCTGCCCCAGGTCTCGGCGAGCTATGCGCCGGCGCGCAACCGCACCGATGTCACCAACACCGCCAACGCGGCGGCGCCCACCGACCACCGCCGCTACGACAGCCTGGTGGCGAACCTGCAGTTGCGGCAGCCCCTGTACCACCCGGAAGGCATGGCCCGCTATCGCCAGGGCATCGCGCAGACCGCCGCCAGCGACACGCTGTTCGTCTCGCGCGTGCAGGACCTGATCCTGCGGGTGGTCACCCAATACACGTTCGCCAAGTACGCCGAGGACCAGCTGGCCCTGGCCGAGGCGCAGCGGGACGCCTACGCCGGCCAGCGGGCGTCGAACCAGCGCCTGTTCGACCGCGGCGAGGGCACCCGCACCGATGTCGTGGAGACCCAGGCCCGCTACGACATGGCCGTCGCCCAAGTGCTGGAGGCCAAGGACAACCTGACCAATGCCCGCGAGTCGCTGGCAGCCATCATCGGCCAGCCGGTCACGGACCTCGACCCCCTGGTCGAGAACTTCCAGCCGCGCCCCGGCTCGACCCGCAGCTTCGAGGAGTGGCGGGCCATCGCCCTGGACACCAACCCCGAACTGCACGTGCAGCGGCGCGCGCTGGACGTGGCGCGCGAGGAGATCAACCGCAACAAGGCGGGCCACCTGCCCCGCCTGGACCTGGTGGCGAACGTCGGCAAGAACGACTCGGAGACGATCAACACCTTCAACCAGCAAACCAACATCCGCTCGCTCGGGGTGCAGTTGCAGATTCCGATCTATTCCGGCGGCGCGACGTCGGCGGCGGTTGCCCAGGCCGTGGCCCAGCAGGAAAAGCTGGCCGCCGACCTGGATGGCAAGACCAGCCAGGTACTGGTGGAGCTGCGCAAGCAGCACAACCTGACGATGAGCAGCGTGGTGCGGCTGGAAGCGGCCCGCACCGCGCTGCAATCGGCCCTTCTGACCGTGGAAGCCACGCGCCGCAGCATCGCCGGCGGCCAGCGCACCAACACCGATGCGCTCAACGCGCAGCAGCAGCTGTTCGATGCCCGCCGCGACCTGTCGCAGGCACGGTACAACTACCTCCTGTCCCTGCTTCGCCTACGCTATTCGGCGGGTACCCTCCAGTCGGCCGACCTGGAAGACATCGCCAGCTACTTCCAGCCGCCCACGCGCCGCAACTGA